One Caretta caretta isolate rCarCar2 chromosome 6, rCarCar1.hap1, whole genome shotgun sequence genomic region harbors:
- the ZNF770 gene encoding zinc finger protein 770 has product MFKIQQCVTANKIPRKRPYRCDICYKQFETPSKLARHYLIHTGQKPFECYVCHKTFRQLVHLERHQLTHKLPFKCNICHRNFKNLITFLKHQQLHNENYQSDIKQAKRSVDAKQDRLLYGILHCSICQKSFTTEERWMLHQCTKSDHLHSARRRKKTHMCETCNKMFPSQSKLERHLLIHTGQKPFKCSLCCKSFRQSTHLKIHQLTHTEERPFQCCFCQKGFKMQSKLLKHKQLHVRNKSLPRVLYRAKTSKYPRLQNSLEGKRDNFENVDTYESLENDPLDVHSIYIVPFQCPVCEQCFETERVLNLHKCFYLRDGKNSNSGKSAYSHKANIKSKVLMKLKHAGEKASDSSLSDRKKNKTSHFKSYDLFASNEQHSDRNASPKTFKNYHSKLVRHKIISNKKKRTFVMPLSWQEHLQKHKLEINLNGIITGENMLNMDDLVHNKDDSLYGSLDADFFDNSEAALHCASSAPTKNIHNRHKVCKCDRCEKIFPSSSKLQRHYLIHTGQKPFGCNVCGKTFRQSAHLKRHQLTHTEKRPYKSPVCQVEFENLNKLFSHQGDHIEFKSPQPVGYSKRPSQASGFPEFELIQSNQAAEIKVELESGDFVLGTNSRNTQPYLCSKSLEMEQSHYSHWYDFSGGMEKSEAIKKFYQCSVCFKTFKSPSKLERHYLMHAGQKPFECSVCGKTFRQAPHLKRHHLTHFKKKS; this is encoded by the coding sequence atgttcaaaATTCAGCAATGCGTAACCGCTAACAAGATACCCAGGAAAAGGCCATATAGATGTGACATCTGCTACAAACAGTTTGAAACACCATCAAAATTAGCTAGGCATTATCTTATACACACTGGTCAAAAGCCATTTGAATGTTATGTATGTCATAAAACTTTTAGACAGCTAGTCCATTTGGAGAGACATCAGCTAACCCATAAACTTccttttaaatgcaacatttgcCATAGGAACTTCAAAAATTTAATTACTTTCTTAAAACATCAACAGCTTCATAATGAAAACTACCAGAGTGATATTAAGCAAGCTAAAAGATCAGTGGATGCCAAGCAAGATAGGCTGTTGTATGGAATATTGCATTGTTCTATTTGTCAGAAATCTTTTACAACAGAGGAGCGGTGGATGCTACATCAGTGCACAAAGTCAGATCATCTGCACAGTgccaggaggagaaagaaaactcaTATGTGTGAAACATGTAACAAGATGTTTCCATCACAATCTAAACTGGAAAGACACTTGCTGATTCATACTGGCCAGAAACCTTTTAAATGTTCCTTGTGTTGTAAATCTTTCAGGCAGTCAACACATTTGAAAATCCATCAGCTCACACACACAGAAGAGAGGCCTTTCCAGTGTTGTTTTTGTCAAAAGGGATTTAAGATGCAGAGCAAACTCCTGAAGCACAAGCAACTCCATGTCAGAAATAAGTCTCTTCCCAGAGTCCTTTACAGAGCAAAGACTTCTAAATACCCTAGACTTCAGAACTCACTGGAAGGAAAAAGGGATAATTTTGAGAACGTTGATACTTATGAGTCCCTGGAGAATGATCCACTTGATGTTCACTCTATTTATATTGTACCTTTTCAGTGCCCAGTGTGCGAGCAGTGTTTTGAAACAGAGCGGGTTCTAAATTTGCACAAATGTTTTTACTTGAGAGATGGCAAAAATTCAAACAGTGGCAAATCAGCCTACAGCCACAAAGCCAACATTAAAAGTAAAGTCCTGATGAAGCTCAAACATGCTGGAGAAAAGGCATCAGATTCGTCTCTgtctgacagaaaaaaaaataaaacaagtcacTTTAAAAGTTATGACCTGTTTGCATCTAATGAGCAGCATTCTGATCGGAATGCTTCCCCTAAAACTTTTAAGAATTATCATAGCAAGCTTGTCAGGCACAAAATAATtagcaataaaaagaaaaggacattTGTCATGCCATTATCCTGGCAAGAGCACCTACAAAAGCACAAAttagaaattaatttaaatggtATAATTACTGGTGAAAACATGTTAAACATGGATGATTTGGTGCATAATAAAGATGACTCTCTTTATGGTTCATTGGATGCTGATTTCTTTGATAATTCAGAAGCAGCACTTCACTGTGCTTCTTCAGCTCCTACTAAAAATATACATAATAGACACAAAGTGTGTAAATGTGACAGATGTGAAAAAATCTTTCCTTCTTCATCCAAACTTCAAAGACATTATCTTATTCACACGGGACAGAAGCCCTTTGGCTGTAATGTTTGTGGGAAGACATTTAGACAGTCAGCTCACTTAAAAAGACATCAGCTCACCCATACTGAAAAAAGACCATATAAAAGCCCTGTTTGCCAGGTGGAATTTGAAAATCTGAACAAACTTTTTAGTCATCAGGGAGATCACATTGAATTTAAGTCTCCTCAGCCTGTGGGTTATTCCAAAAGACCTTCACAGGCATCTGGCTTTCCAGAATTTGAACTGATTCAATCAAACCAAGCAGCTGAAATCAAAGTTGAGCTAGAGTCTGGGGACTTTGTTCTTGGCACCAACAGTAGAAACACACAGCCATATTTGTGTAGTAAATCGTTGGAAATGGAGCAAAGCCATTACAGTCACTGGTATGATTTTTCTGGAGGTATGGAAAAAAGTGAAGCTATTAAAAAGTTTTATCAGTGCAGTGTCtgctttaaaacttttaaatcaCCTTCCAAACTTGAAAGGCACTATTTAATGCATGCTGGACAGAAGCCATTTGAATGTTCAGTTTGTGGTAAAACTTTCAGACAGGCCCCACATTTGAAAAGGCATCACCTTactcactttaaaaagaaatcctaa